Proteins from a single region of Allocatelliglobosispora scoriae:
- a CDS encoding NAD(P)-dependent alcohol dehydrogenase — MRAIVYDTYGTPGVLRLAEVPTPVPAAGEVLIRVRASTVGPADCAARQADPAYSRMVFGLFSPRKPILGSDLAGEVAALGAGVTGFAVGDRVLAATGAAFGTHAEYALLPQVAVVPTPDGLGDADAAALIGGGLTALPFLRDHGRLRDGQRILINGASGAVGTAAVQLAKHFGASVTAVCSTTNLDLVRSLGADEVIDHTREDFTRLGGGFDVVFDAVGKSSFARCRGLLKPGGAYLTTVPSPAALLQTLWTPRFGRKRVVLAFTGLRSPAVMAEDLAVLTGLAAAGRLRAVIDRSYPLEQVADAHRYVDTGRKRGAVVVTV, encoded by the coding sequence ATGAGGGCGATCGTCTACGACACCTACGGGACACCCGGCGTCCTGCGCCTCGCCGAGGTGCCGACGCCGGTGCCCGCCGCGGGTGAGGTGCTGATCCGGGTCCGCGCCAGCACGGTCGGACCCGCCGACTGCGCTGCCCGGCAGGCCGACCCGGCGTACTCCCGGATGGTCTTCGGCCTTTTCTCACCCCGCAAGCCGATCCTCGGCAGCGACCTGGCGGGCGAGGTCGCGGCGCTCGGCGCCGGTGTCACCGGCTTCGCCGTCGGCGACCGGGTCCTCGCCGCGACCGGTGCCGCGTTCGGCACGCACGCCGAATACGCCCTCCTGCCGCAGGTCGCGGTCGTGCCGACCCCCGATGGGCTCGGTGACGCCGACGCCGCCGCGCTCATCGGCGGCGGCCTGACGGCGCTGCCCTTCCTGCGCGACCACGGCCGCCTCCGCGACGGCCAGCGCATCCTGATCAACGGTGCCTCCGGCGCGGTCGGCACCGCCGCGGTGCAGCTCGCGAAGCACTTCGGCGCGAGCGTCACCGCGGTGTGCAGCACCACCAACCTCGACCTGGTCCGGTCGCTCGGCGCCGACGAGGTGATCGACCACACCCGGGAGGACTTCACCCGGCTCGGCGGCGGCTTCGACGTCGTCTTCGACGCGGTCGGCAAGAGTTCCTTCGCCAGGTGCCGGGGTCTGCTGAAGCCGGGCGGGGCCTACCTCACCACCGTTCCGTCCCCCGCGGCGCTCCTCCAGACGCTCTGGACCCCGAGGTTCGGCCGCAAGCGGGTCGTGCTCGCCTTCACCGGGCTGCGCTCACCCGCCGTGATGGCCGAGGACCTCGCCGTCCTCACCGGCCTCGCCGCGGCGGGCCGCCTGCGCGCGGTGATCGACCGCAGCTACCCGCTGGAGCAGGTCGCCGACGCCCACCGCTATGTGGACACCGGCCGCAAGCGGGGCGCCGTCGTCGTCACCGTCTAG